Proteins encoded by one window of Misgurnus anguillicaudatus chromosome 4, ASM2758022v2, whole genome shotgun sequence:
- the bambia gene encoding BMP and activin membrane-bound inhibitor (Xenopus laevis) homolog a codes for MDRHSSFVSLWFQLELCAMAVLLTKGEIRCYCDAPHCVATGYMCKSELNACFTKVLDPLNTNSPLTHGCLDPLLNSADMCASKSLDISGISASPVECCHDDMCNYRGLHDLAHPRGDSTDRYHSSNQNLITRVQELASAKEVWFRAAVIAVPIAGGLILVLLIMLALRMLRSENKRLQAQRQQMLSRLHYSFHGHHHAKKGHVAKLDLECMVPVTGHENCCIGCDKLRQTELCARGGTGGERLLSLVHWGMYTGHGKMEFV; via the exons ATGGATCGCCATTCCAGCTTTGTTTCTCTCTGGTTTCAGCTGGAACTTTGTGCGATGGCTGTTCTTCTTACGAAAG GAGAAATCAGGTGTTACTGTGACGCCCCGCACTGCGTTGCCACTGGATACATGTGTAAATCTGAGCTGAACGCGTGTTTCACTAAGGTCCTGGACCCGCTTAACACGAACTCACCTCTAACACACGGATGTTTGGATCCACTTTTAAACTCTGCGGACATGTGCGCCAGCAAGAGCTTGGACATTTCCGGCATAAGTGCCTCTCCCGTAGAGTGTTGTCATGACGACATGTGTAACTACAGAGGTCTGCATGACCTCGCGCATCCTCGAGGTGATTCCACAG ACCGATACCACAGCTCCAATCAAAACCTGATCACAAGGGTGCAGGAGTTAGCCTCAGCTAAAGAGGTGTGGTTCCGGGCGGCGGTGATAGCAGTCCCCATAGCGGGCGGCCTTATCCTGGTTCTGCTGATTATGCTGGCATTGCGAATGCTTCGTAGTGAGAACAAGCGTCTCCAGGCCCAGCGCCAACAGATGCTGTCTCGGCTTCACTACAGTTTCCATGGACACCACCATGCCAAAAAAGGCCATGTGGCCAAGCTGGACTTGGAGTGCATGGTGCCTGTAACAGGACATGAGAACTGCTGCATAGGTTGCGATAAGTTGCGGCAGACAGAGTTGTGTGCCAGAGGAGGAACAGGAGGCGAACGGCTCCTATCTTTGGTTCACTGGGGGATGTACACGGGGCACGGCAAGATGGAGTTTGTATGA